One genomic window of Leptolyngbya sp. 'hensonii' includes the following:
- a CDS encoding response regulator — protein MRVLVVDDDELTIEALKTILSSLNYVVESATDGEAGWQLIESFNYDLILLDVMIPRLDGISLCHRLRSQGHQMPVLLLTGRNSGHEKAIGLDAGADDYVGKPFDPEELVARIRALLRRSSLTSGPVLEWGDLCLDPSTCKATYGTQTLSLTPKEYALMELFLRNNRRVFSCGAILDHLWSFEETPGEEAVRTHIKGLRQKLKAVGATADLIETVYGIGYRLKPLESLSASSAKTAKPEAPGDAIQQQTLAAIAGVWEQFKDRIYAQVEVLGQAATALTQCSLTQELQQQAQQEAHTLAGCLGTFGFPEASQVARKIEDSLQVNQTGNPEQGLQMQEWVGCLRQAMTQQPDGLMVVKPTTLVNRDRPLLLVIDSDHRTVNLLLQEADNWGLCVEVVNDPTMARAAIARQRPDGALLDLAISPDSLSLLTELNRQIPPVPVLVFTAQSHLVDRLEVVRRRGQAFLQKPASPEQLLQAVLQMLRQGDNCTAHIMVVDDDPQILATLQLLLEPWGLKVTTLEDPKLFWEALEAAPPDLLILDVVMPHLSGIELCQIVRNDSRWNSLPILFLTAHTDTAIVNQVFAAGADDFVSKPFAGPELVARILGRLERTRFLRRLADTDPLTGVWNRQKSSHLLEQSLKLAEQHQQPLCFVVLDLDHLRQINDRYGHGTGDAVLHQLGKLLQRSFRDEDVVARWGGEEFIIGIFGLNRQDGLQRLLQVLTAFHREEFSAPGAPNDALQECIRFRATFTAGVAQYPEDGTDLRTLYRAADAALCRAIAETRGSDRLSKHIALARSADADLPEAHPTPLRKRSSA, from the coding sequence ATGAGAGTTTTAGTTGTCGATGATGATGAGCTGACGATCGAGGCACTGAAAACCATCCTCAGTAGCCTAAACTACGTTGTAGAGTCTGCCACAGACGGGGAGGCGGGTTGGCAGTTGATTGAATCCTTCAACTATGACCTGATCCTGCTGGATGTAATGATTCCCCGCCTGGATGGGATCAGCCTTTGCCATCGACTCCGATCACAGGGCCATCAAATGCCAGTTCTGCTCCTCACAGGCCGCAATAGTGGCCACGAGAAGGCGATCGGGCTGGATGCGGGTGCCGATGATTATGTGGGCAAACCCTTCGATCCGGAAGAACTCGTTGCCCGGATTCGGGCCTTGCTGCGGCGTAGTAGCCTGACCAGTGGGCCTGTTCTGGAATGGGGCGATCTCTGTCTGGACCCCAGCACCTGTAAAGCAACCTATGGCACCCAGACCCTCTCCCTCACCCCCAAGGAGTATGCCCTGATGGAACTCTTCCTGCGGAACAATCGGCGGGTGTTTAGCTGTGGGGCAATTCTGGATCACCTCTGGTCGTTTGAAGAGACCCCTGGAGAGGAGGCTGTGCGCACCCATATCAAGGGGCTGCGACAAAAACTGAAGGCGGTGGGGGCAACGGCTGATCTGATTGAAACGGTGTACGGCATCGGGTATCGGCTCAAACCCCTGGAGTCCCTCTCGGCTTCCAGTGCTAAGACAGCAAAACCTGAAGCTCCGGGAGATGCTATTCAACAGCAGACCCTGGCTGCGATCGCGGGGGTCTGGGAGCAGTTCAAAGACCGCATCTATGCCCAGGTTGAAGTTTTGGGGCAGGCGGCGACAGCCCTGACCCAATGTAGCCTGACCCAGGAGTTGCAGCAGCAGGCCCAGCAGGAAGCCCATACCCTGGCAGGATGCCTGGGGACTTTTGGCTTTCCGGAAGCTTCCCAAGTGGCTCGGAAGATTGAGGACTCTCTCCAGGTCAATCAGACAGGAAACCCTGAGCAGGGCCTGCAGATGCAGGAATGGGTCGGCTGTTTGCGGCAGGCAATGACCCAGCAACCTGACGGATTGATGGTGGTAAAACCAACTACCCTGGTGAACCGCGATCGCCCACTGCTGCTGGTGATTGACTCTGACCATCGCACCGTCAACCTTTTGTTGCAGGAAGCCGACAATTGGGGACTGTGCGTGGAGGTTGTCAATGACCCTACCATGGCCAGAGCCGCGATCGCCCGGCAGCGGCCCGATGGAGCCTTGCTCGATCTGGCCATCTCCCCGGATAGTCTCAGCCTGTTAACCGAGCTGAATCGTCAGATTCCACCTGTTCCCGTGCTGGTCTTCACGGCCCAGAGTCATCTGGTGGATCGGTTAGAAGTCGTTCGTCGGCGGGGACAGGCTTTCCTGCAAAAACCGGCATCCCCAGAGCAACTTCTGCAGGCCGTGCTACAGATGCTGCGACAGGGAGATAACTGCACGGCCCACATTATGGTTGTGGATGATGACCCCCAGATTCTGGCCACCCTGCAACTTCTGCTGGAACCCTGGGGGTTGAAAGTGACCACCCTGGAGGATCCCAAATTGTTTTGGGAAGCCTTGGAGGCTGCTCCCCCCGATCTGTTGATTCTGGATGTAGTCATGCCCCACCTGAGTGGGATTGAACTCTGCCAGATCGTCCGCAACGATTCGCGCTGGAATAGCCTGCCCATCCTGTTTTTAACAGCCCATACAGACACGGCGATCGTGAATCAAGTCTTTGCTGCTGGAGCGGATGATTTTGTCAGCAAACCCTTTGCCGGACCAGAACTGGTGGCCCGGATTCTGGGTCGCCTGGAACGCACCCGATTTCTTCGTCGTCTGGCTGATACCGATCCCCTGACTGGGGTGTGGAATCGGCAAAAGTCCAGTCACTTACTGGAGCAATCCCTGAAGCTGGCAGAACAGCACCAGCAGCCTCTGTGTTTTGTGGTTCTAGATCTGGATCATTTGCGTCAAATTAACGATCGCTATGGTCATGGGACTGGGGATGCGGTTTTGCATCAGCTGGGTAAACTGCTGCAACGCTCTTTCCGGGACGAAGATGTGGTCGCCCGTTGGGGAGGAGAAGAATTTATCATTGGGATCTTTGGCCTGAATCGGCAAGATGGCCTGCAACGCTTACTGCAGGTACTAACTGCTTTCCATCGGGAAGAATTTTCGGCCCCCGGTGCTCCCAATGATGCCCTGCAGGAATGTATCAGATTCCGGGCTACTTTCACTGCTGGTGTGGCCCAGTATCCCGAAGATGGTACCGATCTGCGCACCCTTTACCGGGCAGCAGATGCTGCCCTCTGTCGGGCGATAGCGGAGACCAGAGGCAGCGATCGTCTGAGTAAGCACATTGCCCTAGCAAGAAGCGCTGATGCGGATCTGCCTGAAGCCCACCCGACTCCCCTCCGAAAACGATCGTCTGCCTGA